agaatatcaagggagaattttaaggaagaaaagattcaaaacaagtccagattcgttcctcaattccctcaagatatgttggctaaaattagagaataaaatctgtaattttaatgtgaaaatcaagagaaaatcaaggggatgacattaaggataaagccatggagagatttaagggagaaaaggtccaaaatgagtccggatacattgtctaggttcatgcctagatatttggccgaaaatggtgaattaatcttgggaaaatcagcaataatatatttggaaagattatggatttattttggagctttttgattggttgagtgacatggcagagctgacgtggcattaattcattggttggagctatgtggtgcaaccagaaaattccttagaaattaaattcatgaagccttgccttcccctatataaacccccctatgctaCAACACAGgacacacctcttcattcagaaaattctctccataacatcaagctttctctccatcctctagtttcaagtctctgcatcttcaagcaaagagaagaagagaagaagaagccatgaagcctcctagccgccatcatccaccttgtgtcgtgaagctttggaggcttgctttcaaggatcttcaagttcttcgtctcaaggccatgtcatccatctttcacggtgtatttcatactttcttttgttttcctttgtttgattttgtagagttatgaattctagttaacatgacgttaagggcaaagtttaaagcccgtttatatgttttgaaataaagttacgatttctttatgttgatttatatgttgcttatgtgagattacttgattgattttgttttatagaaattttttgcatgtttatgttctttggtggccaacttaggatatatgcatgtacttggagctaatttaagtagtaaaggctttggacaaaagtcgaaatcaattaaggaggattgcaaataggtgaacttattcataactaggttgtgcactttggttgacatcctttctctatgcttcatgcgttgaatgtgtcttgattagctagctttctagactatgattgcatgttcaataggattgatttaggtgctttcacttagattaattattcaaggaaagtaaaaaatgggaaatcgtttgctttctaacgtttcacatggtcaacttctttctcatgacatagaaaatcaactataggaattgtgattggatttcttgcatatgattgtggttttgatctttattccttgcgttccaccctggtatatatgtttttacattttctttattttatttattttaagttttgatttaattattcCAAAACCACCCTTttgtgttcacttgtatatattactattctttattttatttttgtaaatattatactttgtttttattttaattctttaattgtttaacaatgacaggtgtaccctcaatcctcggttagaacgatccctatttaccatatactaacgatgacattttcagggttaaattatgcgcttgctttgagcgtatcaatttttgtcTCTTCAATCTCCCTCCCCTTTCCCACCCGAGCAGCCTAATTCCCAACATCAGAATCAAagcttttttttccttctattttGCAGTTTCAGGGTTTCTGTTCAAAGAGAActcgaggagagagaaactagaactgggtttctctctctcctcagtGGGTATCCAAGCATAACCCCacatcacctccaccaccatcatGCTCAGCGGCCTCCGACGATCCACCGGCAGCTTTTCCGTCATTGGGGTATGCCCGAAAGTAACCCACGCGTCACCGCCGTAAGCACCAGAaatcttctctgggcacccacgacCCCTGCTTTCTTCTTCGGTCGTCACTACAGTAAAAGGGCAACTTCCTCTCATCCATGATGGAATCGATCTGTGCAACTCCTAATTATTCTCTCTACACCCATATTGGTCACCTGCGATGCTGGACCAGCTCGCGGACCAAATGACTAAGGCTGCAGACGAGGTTAGCTCGTCGAAGCAATCCTCAAGTGACCAATCCTCAATCGcttcgttttctttttttttgttcacaACAAAAAAATCCCAGTCCGCTCTTCAGCCTTTGAGCTCCTCTGAGCTCAGCGCTTCCCCCACTCTGCAACTATAAGCGGCGCCAAGGCCATCAGCCTCGAGGAGATCAAAAATGAGTTCGTCGATCTGGTATACAACACTCTctgtctttctttctctttctctttgacTTTGCCGCATGTGTTTGGTTTGCTCTGAAGAAAACGAAACCAAACACCGTGAGAATTTTGGAGTTGACGCGTGGGGGGCACAGGAGCTCGATCCGGAGTCGAGGAGTTGGGGGTGAGATCGAAAATCATCGACCGGAGCTTGGAGAATGCAATGGTCCGGTCGATGGAGATGATCTGGGTCTTGCCACTGACGTAGAGGAGCTTCCCAGACGGTGGCCTGGGGTGGAATGCGATGTTGGAGCTACAAACGAGCTTGAGCTTCTTAGGCTGGGTGTGGTTGGTAATGAGCTTCTGATTTGGATTTAGGAAGAATGAAATTTTGTAGaagaatgaaattttgatttgggaagaGATCTATatatttggttttgattttcatgttggatttatatgcatcttgatttgaattttgttcAGATTTGGTTTTTCTGCATCTTAGTTGAATCTAGAGGACTCATCTCAACCAAATTAGGttaaattttctgggtttgctgTGAGCATGATCTTTGGCCGCGAGGGAGGACACTGATGAGAGGTTGAAGAATGAACCCATACCCAACACCCCTCTTGTTTATTAGTCTCTCTTCATCTTGTCCGGCCATGTTGATCGGTAGGGGAAGTGAGGAGCCATAACCAAGagctaagaagaagaagtagaagagCTCTGAGAGGGGAGGGAGGTATATTGGAGGGGTAGCTTGGGAATTTTGCATGTGGGAAGGTCCCACAAATCTGATCGATCAGACGGCGTCCGGACACGTCAGCACTTAAATAGAggaaattgacggaattgtgaggaaatggatcgatttgatgaaattggagagtgcgaggacttttctgattaaattaaaagtgcagggactgaactgatgaacccttaaaagtacagggtagtaaatagaatttaatcctatataaaatattgtgtaagtgggcaatctcttagagtgtttgggtaagtgaggttaattaaccccaacattgggtaaatgatcatttcctctTAAATTTGTTTATGCTCtgttcttttattatttatttttgttttatatgCCGCTTCACAAAGTTATTTGGTTAGTTTACATGAGGGCTCTATATCCTCCGTTTCATGATCCTCAAGAGGAAGACTTTtgtatcatagttttatttttatataatgaTTCGccaagtaattttgaatgcattttttcttaattttttcttttttaaaagcttttataaacaaagaaatggaaataaataattaaagtacTGTAAATGTAAATGTTTTCATTATTATAAATCTttgcagagaaaaaaaattattttccttattagtTTGTTGTCTTTAACAGTATTTTTGTATAAGAGTACATATGTCATTGAATAATTAAAAATTGAGGGAGATCTAGTGAGTAGATTAAGAGGTCCCAATAGAGACTCTCATTGTTgaaaaaattctacaatgtgttaacttatgacatgcatacaattgccttaaaaattTTATCTTTGTCTACAAAAAATTGATCATTGATGTATGTTCCATCTAGTTCATCAACCAATTTTGGTCTGTTTTTCCCCGAGCTTAATTATTAGATGTTCAAATGGAATTCCTTCTGTCATTTTACAATTGGTAAAACACTTTCTCAACTTGTGAACACAATCTAGTGAATCTAGCTTTACATTTCTTCATAATCAATGCATTTGGCATGCTTCAAATTTCACCTCACTAGTAGTCTTAATACCCTTTTCCAGAAGTTTCAGCAACTAGCTAGCTTTGACTAATTAGCCAGCGCAGAAGCCCAAATTATTTTTGATAGCTACTCAATCATAATCTAaaccaaaaacataaaacataaaacataaaacaaattatatatactaTGTGCGGTTTCGTATCTAGAGTGATGATACCCATTGACTGTGAAAACAACAAAGTAACTAACCGTAGTTTTCACTCTTTCTGTCATCAGCCGGTCGAGTTTTAGGATTTTAATATCAGTAAATGATTCGAGGTTCCATTTGTTTAAGCATAAACTTAAATCACTAAGCAGAACCTTTCAATTGGATTGAGCCTTATTTAAGTAAAACACTATCAGCATTTACCAGAAAGATTAAACGAAAGAGTACTGATTTCATTAGAGGTCAATTCTTTTTTGTTATGGGAGGTGCCAGCCAGTTATTGTATGGGATATTGACTTTGATTATTGTAATCTTCCTTTGTTACTAATGATCCTCTGCTATTTTTCTGCTTATTTAAATGAAGCTTTatataatttgggttgaaaaAATCAACCTTGATCTccatgtattttattttttccagaGAAGGAAGATTTGAACTTGAAGCTTTGTCTACCATTTTGGAGACAAATATTATTGGCGTAATTAGTTTGGTGATCAAACATTTTGCGGTTTCGGTGCCTAAAATCCAAAAACCAGAGATTTGGTCCGGTTGTGGGTTTCGGCCGAAGTACCACGTACGTACACCAACCCAACGCCTAGGTAACATCAATGAAAATTTGGGCACATCTAATATTTAATGCATATATAGAACAATTTGGTATCATATACGTCCGTGAGGTTTATGCATTTTATGTGAAATATAATTTTAGTCACAACTCTCGTGATCAAATTATATTTAGTTTTTGCTTTCATGGACATTTATGATTAGTTGATTactaacaaaaataaataaaaattattcttttCTTAGATGCGTCACAGTCATGCTCTCCATTACTTTAATTTTTCTCAAACTTAATCAATTTAAAACTAACTAAAATGTGCAACCTTACTGTTCTAGTATTTAAGAACATTTATTACTACTACACTTAAAActctaaaagaaaacaaaaaaaacttccAGAGGATAAATCTAGCAGCTAGTTGACCATGCACGTACACCTATGGTAACCATTCAATATCACttcctaaaaaataataaaaagttaATCTTTACATGTACGATTTCTTGCTAGACAAAGAGTCAAAGACAGTTGCCAAATAAATAAGTCAATTACTGGAGAAAACAACTTCTCATGACCAAGAAACACTAGCACGAGTGCACGACACTATCATCGCTAACCTGATGAGCGACGTCGTCCCAAGAGTACCGCCGCCATGCATGCGCAAGAAACCCCTAGTGTTTAAGTTATTGGAATGCGTGTGGTTTCCTAGCTTAGTAGCTTTTTTCTTACAAATTAGGGCAATTTCTCTTCTCTAATCAGCTATACATAAATGCAGAAATGTGATAGTGGAATGTTAGTTTAGCTCATGAAATTGGTAAACTTCCAAGTCATTATCTTGTAAGGAATAAGGATGAGTTTAAGATTGAACGCAAGTTTTTTGGGATTTGAAAATGGTCCCAATGAATAATGACATGATCTGATATGTTTCATGTCCATTCAAAAGTAGTCGAAGTTGGTGAGCGAACAAATTAAAGCTTGAGATATATAATCTTATAGAGCAACCTTATCTAGTATAAGACTGTCATATAAACTAGCAAGCTTGGTACCAAACCACATAAACTGTCTAGATCTTTACATTTTGAAATTCATATATCCCATACAATGTTATAATTATATTCTCTCTCCTTAATTACTTGTTACTAGCAAGCTTGGTACCAACCCACATAAACTGTCATTACTTTCAAAATCCCATGCAAGATAAAAGCTCTAAACAAACAAGATGACAATCTAGGCTAGGAGTACCGATATGTAACCGTAGAGATGATCAAGGACTCTTCTTAAATATTATGTGTAACACTACTCTTCATACGCTTAAGCCCTGGAAAAATataaggacaaaatactgtttactccctatacttatagggtatcgacgtttcagtccctgacgtttcaatttcacctggaTAGTCCttaaactctctaatttcacacaaaaggtccctgccgtcaattttTCGTCCAAAATTCCGTTTTCTTGCTGACGTGACACTTTTTTCACActgaaatgactattataccctcaccttctcttttttttattatttatttatttgttctctctctttttttctttttttttcttttcacctcttcttcttcagctctctttcctcattctctttctctcccctCTCCTTCTGCCTCCAAAGAAGCAGCCGTAGCAGCAGCCCAAGAGATGGAGCTGCAAACCCCAGCCATTCAGGCTTTAGAAATAAGATCAAAACCTACCACCATCTCGTAAGCCAAAACCTCGTCGTCCCACCACCACCGGCGTACCCGCCGCTCCGAGCAAATGCTAGCCATCCCACCATCCTTCCTTCCATCCATCATCCCGATCACGCCGGCAAGCACCACCACCCCTCCCAATCACCCCTCTCCATATGACGGCTCCAAACCAAATCGGACCACACCCAAACCAAATCAATTCACCTTCCACTGCCTTTCCTTCCTCAAATCGGAGCACCTAAACCAAATCAATTCACCACAAATTGCAGCACCCAAACCAAATCAATTCACCACCCAAAATTGGGCTCCGTAACACCAAAATGAAATCTTTGAGAGCCCTGAGGCTCCTCTCTTCCAAACCCGCCAACACCACTCCATCCCCAACCTTCCTTCTCCTCTGCCGCAGCTTCTATGCCACCCAACCTGAACAATCCGATCCCACCCACACCCCATCCTCCTCAGAATTCGACGCCGAAAACAGCTTCGATAGTACCCTCTACGAGTTACCCATTGCCGCTTCGGATTCCAAACCCCAAAACCCGATTTGGGACGAGAAGTACAGAAGCAAAGCTGACAGATTGGTAAATGCTGATGAGACCCATAAAGCAAAGCTGAGGTTtttgaaggaggaggaggacgagaGGAAGCGGAGGCTGCTCGCTAAGGCGCTGCTTGAGGCGGCGCTGGAGAGAGGAGATGAGGAGGAATCGGACGGTGAGGAGGAGGTGGTCAAGGAGGAGGACCAGAAGTCGTTGACGGTTGGGATTATTGCGGGgctcccaatgccaaaaagtcTGCGCTGACGAATTACATGGTTGGTttctttgagtttgagttttcgGGTTAAAGGTGGTTGGGGTTTGCAGCTCCGCCTCTTGGGCTGCTGCTTCTTTGGAGGCAGaaggagaggggagagagagagaatgaggaaagagagctgaagaagaagtgaaaagaaaaacaaaaaagagagaataaataaataaataataaaaaagaagaaggtgagggtataatagtcatttcagTGTGAAaaaagtgccacgtcagcaagaaaACGGAATTTTGGAAGGAAAATTGACGGCATGGACCTTttgtgtgaaattagagagtttaaGGACTATCaaggtgaaattgaaatgtcagggactgaaacgttgataccctataagtatagggagtaaacagtattttgtccaaaaTATAACTAGTAATCAATAAGAATGCCAAGAAAATGCGTGCTTAAAATTAATGATCCATGTATTCTAGACTCTAATTGTGTGGATATCATTACCTTACAATAACTTATTAACGAGCATCCTCATTTAGATTTGACATAAACGCTacaaatttatttttgttccattgtcaattttaataatccGATGTAGTAACTAAATGtttcaataaataaatattatctttaaagcgTATTTCTTAATGTTGTTTTTTTTACTAGATTGATatgtattattttctttttccaaaagaaa
This portion of the Rosa chinensis cultivar Old Blush chromosome 1, RchiOBHm-V2, whole genome shotgun sequence genome encodes:
- the LOC112170001 gene encoding GTP-binding protein ERG-like; translated protein: MKSLRALRLLSSKPANTTPSPTFLLLCRSFYATQPEQSDPTHTPSSSEFDAENSFDSTLYELPIAASDSKPQNPIWDEKYRSKADRLVNADETHKAKLRFLKEEEDERKRRLLAKALLEAALERGDEEESDGEEEVVKEEDQKSLTVGIIAGLPMPKSLR